A single window of Flavipsychrobacter sp. DNA harbors:
- a CDS encoding radical SAM protein, with protein MLTSSPYLLYSDGEGNIFEDKTLYAVGRSGWDAMPIDEADWIELPEGGTLYELPDRRGIGIDVATGEMRLCEKGWAVAAFIPPAHTGLYMAAYEALPEAQTLPLFCYTAAGWHDEKFYVPAVRIEQDIRQEATGFDDEKVKQGVTEMMTAYPKNRLVKHIAENCALTYNCPAARNYFMGRWECPIPASPACNANCIGCISFQPETEEIFSSQDRLTFKPTAEEIVEYTVPHLESAPYPIVSFGQGCEGEPLLMWETIKEAIIEIRKHTKKGSININTNGSKPDAVEELMKVGLNSIRVSTNSVRKEIYTPYYLPNNYQMEDIIESMRIVRKYGGWASMNYFCFPGMTDSVAEYEALREVIKYTDLSMIQWRNFNIDPDWYLGKINVTDTGETLGMKQMLELIHEEFPNVKFGYYNPSIERMSSYDTDFAH; from the coding sequence TTATACTCCGACGGAGAAGGGAATATTTTTGAGGACAAAACACTTTATGCCGTTGGCAGAAGTGGATGGGATGCAATGCCCATAGATGAAGCAGATTGGATAGAACTACCGGAAGGAGGCACACTATATGAGCTGCCCGACCGTAGAGGCATAGGTATAGACGTAGCAACAGGAGAGATGCGCTTGTGCGAGAAAGGATGGGCTGTAGCAGCATTCATACCACCGGCACATACGGGCTTATATATGGCCGCTTATGAAGCTTTACCAGAGGCACAAACCTTACCACTGTTTTGCTATACTGCAGCGGGCTGGCACGATGAGAAATTCTACGTACCTGCTGTGCGCATAGAGCAAGATATAAGACAAGAGGCTACCGGATTTGACGACGAAAAAGTAAAGCAGGGTGTGACAGAGATGATGACGGCATATCCTAAAAACCGATTGGTAAAGCATATAGCCGAAAACTGTGCATTGACCTACAACTGCCCTGCTGCACGCAACTACTTTATGGGGCGCTGGGAATGCCCAATACCTGCATCACCTGCTTGTAATGCCAACTGTATCGGCTGTATCTCTTTCCAACCTGAAACAGAGGAAATATTTTCTTCTCAAGACCGCCTTACTTTTAAACCAACGGCAGAAGAGATTGTAGAATATACTGTGCCGCATTTAGAGTCTGCCCCCTACCCTATAGTGAGCTTTGGGCAAGGATGTGAAGGAGAACCATTACTCATGTGGGAGACCATTAAAGAGGCGATCATAGAAATAAGAAAGCATACCAAAAAAGGTAGCATCAATATCAATACCAATGGTAGTAAACCCGACGCCGTTGAAGAACTAATGAAAGTGGGGTTGAACAGCATACGTGTAAGTACTAACTCTGTTCGTAAAGAAATATATACGCCTTATTATCTGCCCAACAATTACCAGATGGAGGATATCATAGAAAGTATGCGCATAGTGAGAAAATATGGTGGCTGGGCTTCGATGAACTATTTCTGTTTCCCTGGTATGACAGATAGTGTGGCAGAGTATGAAGCACTAAGGGAAGTGATCAAATACACCGATCTTAGTATGATACAATGGAGGAACTTTAATATTGACCCAGACTGGTACTTAGGCAAGATCAACGTGACGGACACAGGGGAAACTCTTGGCATGAAGCAAATGCTGGAGCTGATACATGAAGAGTTCCCCAACGTAAAATTTGGCTACTACAATCCTTCTATTGAGCGAATGAGTAGCTATGATACCGATTTTGCACATTAA
- a CDS encoding energy transducer TonB, whose translation MSESNNTVDPKAVGWTVGIHLVILLIFFFISYNVPATQPVVEMGMEVNIGTSADGYGTMQPLVAGEPAPSNAVATTSSSTPNSSLPDNILESDDPDAPIVNQTNNNSTTNRNDNRRRNNNNNNRNNNTTTNNNSTPQQKARYVYDGGQGTGGNGSPVDADGSSEGDTKGNRDRGVPGGTPGAGNYEGTPGSGISHTLGGRSIVAFPDRDAEFREGGKVVVHVTVNKLGVITNSRIKSASSAGLKKIALEKVKKIRFNKSENVPEEQFGEITFVFKTRS comes from the coding sequence ATGAGTGAATCGAACAACACGGTAGATCCAAAAGCTGTTGGCTGGACAGTGGGTATACATTTGGTTATCCTGCTGATATTCTTTTTCATTAGCTACAATGTACCAGCTACGCAACCCGTAGTAGAGATGGGCATGGAAGTAAACATTGGCACTAGCGCTGATGGTTATGGTACTATGCAGCCATTAGTGGCAGGAGAGCCTGCGCCAAGCAACGCTGTGGCTACAACGAGTAGCAGTACCCCGAACAGTAGCCTACCTGATAATATACTGGAATCAGACGACCCTGATGCCCCAATTGTAAATCAGACAAACAACAACAGTACCACCAACAGAAACGACAATAGAAGGCGCAATAACAACAATAATAACCGCAACAATAATACTACCACCAATAACAACTCCACACCACAACAAAAAGCCAGATATGTATATGATGGTGGTCAAGGTACTGGAGGCAACGGCTCACCCGTAGATGCAGACGGCAGTAGTGAAGGAGACACCAAAGGTAATAGAGACAGAGGTGTACCGGGCGGCACACCGGGCGCTGGTAATTACGAAGGCACGCCTGGCAGTGGTATTAGCCATACCTTAGGCGGTCGCTCTATAGTAGCCTTCCCCGACAGAGATGCTGAGTTTAGAGAAGGAGGAAAAGTAGTAGTACACGTTACAGTGAATAAGCTAGGTGTCATTACCAATAGTCGTATCAAATCGGCTAGTAGTGCGGGGTTGAAAAAGATAGCCTTAGAAAAAGTAAAGAAGATACGCTTCAATAAAAGTGAGAATGTACCTGAAGAACAGTTTGGTGAAATAACTTTTGTTTTCAAAACACGCTCTTAA
- a CDS encoding folylpolyglutamate synthase/dihydrofolate synthase family protein, which yields MDIASAYQQTLDYLYQQLPMFSRQGAVAIKKDLTNTIKLCEALGDPHQKFKSIHVAGTNGKGSVSHMLTSVLQKSGRKTGLYTSPHLIDFRERIRVNGKSVSKEWVVDFVAKHKDIIEKIEPSFFEITVAMAFTYFAEQEVDMAVIETGLGGRLDSTNIITPIASIITNISYDHMDMLGDTLEKIAIEKAGIMKQGVPVIIGEQQEETERVFFEQSLQKQAILFHADTMWDLVKTKSTPGLQYYKAINRATQEMHDLASDLPGSYQSKNIKTVLGVLEVLNTMKLLEIDKDTIFNALSNVKGSTGLRGRWDVLQHNPYIIAESAHNQAGIEGAMQQWAGIEATNKHILIGFVKDKDINGALAALPKDQNYYFCAAQIPRALAAEELHNKAKELGLQGKAYTTIEEALTDIKSTMQDDDALLITGSFFVVGEALAHLLPEGDL from the coding sequence ATGGATATTGCTTCCGCTTACCAACAAACGCTTGATTATTTATACCAACAGTTGCCTATGTTTTCAAGACAAGGGGCTGTAGCTATAAAAAAAGACCTAACCAACACCATAAAGCTTTGCGAAGCATTGGGCGATCCTCACCAAAAATTCAAATCGATACACGTAGCAGGTACAAATGGTAAGGGTAGCGTTAGCCACATGCTTACCTCTGTACTACAAAAGTCGGGCAGAAAAACAGGCTTATATACCTCTCCTCATCTTATTGACTTTAGAGAACGTATTCGCGTCAACGGAAAATCAGTAAGCAAAGAATGGGTGGTTGACTTTGTAGCTAAGCACAAGGACATCATTGAAAAAATAGAACCTTCCTTTTTTGAGATAACTGTAGCTATGGCCTTTACCTATTTTGCAGAGCAAGAGGTAGACATGGCCGTTATAGAAACAGGCCTAGGCGGTAGACTAGACAGTACAAACATCATAACCCCAATAGCTTCTATTATTACCAATATTAGCTATGATCATATGGACATGCTTGGTGATACCCTTGAGAAAATAGCTATAGAGAAAGCGGGTATCATGAAACAAGGCGTACCCGTAATAATAGGGGAACAACAAGAGGAAACTGAAAGAGTATTCTTTGAGCAGTCCTTACAAAAACAAGCTATACTCTTCCATGCCGATACCATGTGGGACTTGGTAAAAACCAAAAGCACACCGGGCTTACAATACTACAAAGCGATCAATAGAGCAACTCAAGAGATGCATGATCTAGCTTCGGACTTGCCCGGTAGTTATCAGTCTAAAAACATAAAAACCGTACTAGGTGTTCTAGAAGTGCTCAATACCATGAAGCTATTGGAGATAGATAAAGACACCATCTTTAATGCACTTAGCAATGTAAAGGGCAGCACTGGCCTAAGAGGACGTTGGGATGTACTACAACACAACCCTTATATTATAGCAGAAAGCGCCCATAACCAAGCAGGCATAGAAGGAGCCATGCAACAATGGGCAGGTATAGAGGCTACCAATAAACATATTCTTATAGGCTTTGTGAAAGACAAGGATATTAATGGCGCACTTGCTGCACTCCCTAAAGATCAGAACTATTACTTCTGTGCTGCACAAATACCCAGAGCCTTAGCTGCAGAAGAGCTACATAATAAAGCTAAAGAATTGGGCCTTCAGGGAAAGGCCTATACCACAATTGAAGAGGCCCTAACAGACATTAAGTCTACAATGCAGGATGATGATGCCTTATTAATAACAGGTAGTTTTTTTGTTGTAGGAGAAGCTTTAGCACATCTTTTACCAGAGGGTGACCTATAG
- a CDS encoding sugar transferase: protein MNLEPIKKRAIRQLVYIDYIAAVVAWITFWVYRHSSLGKADWWSAWEIFHLKDYVMGLLFIPGGWFVLYLLSGTYFDLYRKSRLNEINRTLISCILGSVIISLFIFANDAVDYSYFIRMTGRYLLIHTSITLTLRMVILNRAKRRLIRGEVGYNTLIIGGNSKAIEIYKQVTESPKVLGNVFKGFIYSNEEMTNGMNKYLPQLGDLSELEEIIETHGIEEVIIAIDSSEHHLLENILTSLSYHAVVIKILPDMYDIISGSVKTSNVYDAILLYVHPELMPDWQRVCKRTIDITSSLLALIILSPVLLLATIRVKLSSSGPIIYKQERIGLYGKPFMIYKFRSMYTNAEEQGPALSSKEDPRITPWGRFMRKWRIDELPQFVNILKGEMSLVGPRPERQHFIDIICQERPHYKYLHKVKPGLTSWGMVQYGYAENVAQMKERMKYDLLYIENCSLALDVKIMLYTLNVLFQGRGK from the coding sequence ATGAATCTAGAGCCTATAAAAAAACGTGCTATACGTCAGCTTGTATATATAGATTATATAGCTGCTGTTGTTGCATGGATTACATTCTGGGTTTATAGACATTCTTCTTTAGGGAAGGCTGACTGGTGGTCTGCTTGGGAGATCTTTCACCTGAAAGATTATGTCATGGGCTTGCTTTTTATACCGGGTGGTTGGTTTGTGTTGTACTTACTATCTGGTACTTACTTCGATTTATACAGAAAGTCAAGACTAAATGAAATTAACCGAACACTGATCTCATGTATACTGGGTAGTGTTATTATTTCTCTTTTCATTTTTGCTAATGATGCGGTCGACTATTCTTATTTCATAAGAATGACAGGACGCTATTTGTTGATCCATACTTCAATTACGCTTACACTAAGGATGGTGATTCTAAATCGCGCTAAAAGAAGATTGATAAGAGGTGAAGTAGGGTATAATACTTTGATAATAGGAGGCAATAGTAAAGCCATTGAGATATATAAGCAAGTAACAGAAAGCCCTAAGGTATTAGGCAATGTGTTCAAAGGGTTCATCTACTCCAACGAAGAGATGACCAACGGCATGAACAAATACCTACCACAGTTGGGAGACTTGTCGGAGCTAGAAGAAATAATAGAAACACATGGCATAGAAGAGGTTATTATTGCTATTGACTCTTCAGAACACCACCTGCTAGAAAATATATTGACCTCATTGAGCTATCATGCTGTAGTTATTAAGATACTACCAGACATGTACGATATAATTTCAGGGTCTGTAAAAACCAGTAACGTATATGACGCTATACTATTGTATGTGCACCCCGAGCTCATGCCCGACTGGCAAAGAGTATGTAAGCGTACTATAGATATTACGTCATCGCTATTAGCATTGATTATACTTTCTCCTGTTTTATTACTAGCTACAATCAGGGTGAAACTGTCTTCTTCAGGTCCTATTATATATAAGCAAGAAAGGATAGGTCTCTATGGGAAGCCCTTTATGATCTACAAGTTTCGCTCTATGTATACCAATGCAGAAGAGCAAGGGCCTGCACTGTCTAGTAAAGAAGATCCGCGTATTACACCTTGGGGTCGTTTTATGCGTAAATGGCGTATTGATGAATTACCTCAATTTGTCAATATCTTAAAAGGAGAGATGTCTCTTGTAGGGCCAAGACCCGAGCGCCAGCACTTTATTGATATTATATGTCAGGAGCGCCCACACTATAAATACTTGCATAAAGTAAAACCAGGGTTGACCTCTTGGGGTATGGTGCAGTATGGCTATGCTGAGAATGTGGCGCAAATGAAAGAACGCATGAAATACGATCTCTTGTATATAGAGAACTGTTCGCTAGCGCTTGATGTCAAGATCATGCTCTATACACTTAATGTACTTTTTCAGGGAAGAGGGAAATAA
- a CDS encoding Gfo/Idh/MocA family oxidoreductase, whose product MLKIGVIGAGHLGRFHIQQWKEIDGIELVGFFDPNDDQAAAIIAEYQVPRFEDVDQLIAATDALDIVAPTTSHYEIAKKCLLNSKHIFIEKPLAHTLEEANELVQLVKEADVKCQVGHVERYNPAYLALGEEALQPMFIEAHRLAQFNPRGTDVSVILDLMIHDIDIVMHLVKSPVKRISASGVSVISETADIANARIEFDNGCVANLTSSRISLKKMRKMRLFQRDAYIGIDFLDKKTEVIRLNEDEGPKGMMDFPIDTGNGEKKRISVQMPEVEPSNAIRAELAEFATAILENKPTRVSVYDGYQAMDVAHQILKKMSLHNELHNA is encoded by the coding sequence ATGCTAAAAATTGGTGTTATTGGTGCAGGGCATCTTGGCAGGTTTCATATCCAACAATGGAAAGAAATAGACGGAATAGAATTAGTGGGCTTTTTTGACCCTAATGATGATCAGGCTGCAGCGATCATTGCCGAATACCAAGTCCCTCGTTTTGAGGATGTTGACCAGCTAATAGCAGCTACAGATGCATTGGATATAGTAGCGCCTACTACCTCACATTATGAGATAGCCAAAAAATGCTTGCTCAATAGCAAACATATATTTATAGAAAAGCCCTTAGCGCATACACTGGAAGAAGCTAATGAGCTGGTACAGTTGGTAAAAGAGGCGGATGTCAAATGCCAAGTAGGGCATGTAGAGCGTTACAACCCTGCGTATTTAGCATTGGGTGAAGAGGCTTTGCAGCCTATGTTTATTGAGGCACACAGGCTAGCACAGTTTAACCCCAGAGGTACTGATGTTTCTGTGATACTCGACCTGATGATACACGATATAGATATCGTAATGCATCTGGTAAAATCTCCGGTAAAGCGTATATCAGCGAGTGGTGTTTCTGTAATAAGCGAGACTGCAGATATTGCTAATGCCAGAATAGAGTTTGATAACGGTTGTGTTGCTAACCTAACTTCTAGTCGTATATCCCTCAAAAAGATGCGTAAAATGCGTCTTTTCCAAAGAGATGCGTATATCGGTATCGACTTCTTAGACAAGAAAACAGAGGTGATAAGGCTGAATGAAGATGAAGGACCAAAAGGAATGATGGACTTTCCGATAGATACAGGAAACGGAGAGAAAAAACGTATTTCTGTACAAATGCCTGAAGTAGAGCCCTCTAATGCAATAAGAGCCGAGTTAGCAGAATTTGCAACAGCGATATTGGAAAATAAACCTACTAGGGTAAGTGTATATGATGGTTATCAGGCCATGGATGTGGCACACCAGATATTGAAAAAAATGAGCCTGCATAACGAATTACACAACGCATAG
- a CDS encoding T9SS type A sorting domain-containing protein, whose translation MTYNNVVNGGIYSNATTASLTITNAMATSSSTLFRCVLGGSCPPGVTSAPRLLVVNVRPTINVHPVDRVICDGGSTTFDVNTSGTSLTFQWQVSTNGGGTWTNLTNTGIHSNTTTPSLSVTAATTAANNNQYRCIVSGVCTPSVTSTARTLTVHTLPAITANPTNKNVCDGSNTTFSVTTTGTGISYQWQVSTNSGTTWTNVTNIGIYSGSNTATLALTGASLAINGYQYRCMVNSVCAPSVTSTAATLTMLTLPGFTAQPVNSVICLGSNASFSVSATGTAVTYQWQVSTNGGGTWSNVSNGGVYSGATTATLNLAAPAASFNNNQYRCIISGSCTPSVTSNARLLTVNTPPAITGNPSNNAICDGNNVSFSCSATGTGITYQWQANTGSGFTNISNGSSGTGGFTYNGATSSTLSITNANLGLNNAQFRCVVSGASPCTPATTSSATLIVHPILTPALTITASDTDICVNTSVTFTVVSTTNPGPSPSFQWKRNGTNVGSNSTSYTSSGLANGDVITCVMTSSVPCPSPASVTSNTKTMIVHPRPVPSITISGPPGDSVCDTRAATFTVTSTVNGGANPIYQWQVNGVNTGVAATTFTTNTLVNGDVVSCRLTSSALCATPMVVSSAGINMKVTPLTFATGRIQATPTTNICEGDTVNVFCYYTNGGPTPTFDWYINGNKVANNPFASLQSSTLKNGDTVQCIFTNSFSCPEPVITNKEIFTVNKVEASSVSIVANPSVLVPGMPTTITAVPVNGGANPTYIWRRSGQVVAGVTGDTYVVNDLLYLDKIQVTMKPDHPCKVNEFESSNTLVVNQPNSVQNTVNGADELGLYPNPNNGEFTIEGTFAGVNGATNISIYNNLGQKVHTATTDVVNGKLTHKLSLNGKIAPGLYTLSIEVDGQVYTRRFNIVE comes from the coding sequence GTGACATATAATAATGTTGTGAACGGAGGTATCTATAGCAATGCCACTACTGCATCATTAACCATAACTAATGCAATGGCTACATCTAGTAGTACGTTGTTCCGTTGTGTACTGGGTGGCTCATGTCCTCCGGGTGTTACTTCTGCTCCACGTTTACTAGTGGTAAATGTGAGACCTACTATTAACGTTCACCCTGTTGATAGAGTAATATGTGATGGTGGAAGTACTACGTTTGACGTAAATACATCAGGTACAAGCCTAACTTTCCAATGGCAAGTAAGTACTAACGGTGGTGGTACTTGGACCAACCTAACTAATACGGGTATCCACAGTAATACAACCACTCCATCACTTAGTGTTACTGCAGCAACAACAGCTGCTAACAATAACCAATATCGTTGTATCGTAAGTGGTGTTTGTACGCCAAGCGTTACTTCTACAGCAAGAACATTAACAGTACATACTTTACCAGCTATCACAGCTAATCCTACTAACAAGAACGTTTGTGATGGTAGTAACACTACATTCAGTGTCACTACTACAGGAACAGGTATTAGTTATCAATGGCAAGTAAGTACTAATAGTGGTACTACATGGACTAATGTGACCAACATAGGTATCTATAGTGGATCTAATACAGCTACTTTAGCATTAACAGGTGCTAGTTTGGCGATCAATGGTTACCAATACCGTTGTATGGTCAATAGTGTATGTGCGCCTTCAGTTACTTCTACAGCGGCTACACTTACTATGCTTACTCTACCAGGATTTACAGCACAGCCTGTTAACTCTGTAATATGTCTTGGAAGTAATGCTAGCTTTAGCGTATCAGCTACAGGTACTGCGGTTACTTACCAATGGCAAGTAAGCACTAATGGTGGTGGTACTTGGAGTAATGTATCTAATGGTGGTGTGTATAGCGGTGCTACTACAGCAACACTAAACTTAGCAGCTCCGGCAGCATCGTTCAACAACAACCAATATCGTTGTATCATAAGTGGTTCTTGTACACCTTCTGTTACTTCGAATGCAAGACTATTAACAGTTAACACGCCTCCTGCTATAACAGGTAACCCAAGCAATAATGCTATCTGTGATGGTAATAATGTAAGCTTCAGCTGTAGCGCTACAGGTACAGGTATTACTTATCAATGGCAGGCCAATACAGGAAGCGGATTTACTAATATCAGCAATGGTAGTAGTGGTACTGGTGGTTTCACTTACAATGGTGCTACCTCATCTACACTATCTATTACTAATGCTAACTTAGGATTGAACAATGCTCAATTCCGTTGCGTGGTAAGTGGTGCAAGTCCATGTACTCCTGCTACTACAAGCAGTGCAACATTGATCGTTCATCCGATCCTTACTCCTGCTCTAACAATAACAGCGAGTGATACAGACATATGTGTAAATACTTCAGTAACCTTTACTGTAGTATCTACAACTAACCCTGGTCCTAGTCCAAGCTTCCAATGGAAGAGAAATGGTACTAACGTAGGTAGTAACTCTACAAGTTATACCAGCTCAGGCTTAGCTAACGGAGATGTGATCACATGTGTGATGACCTCTAGTGTACCATGTCCTTCACCTGCATCAGTAACAAGTAATACTAAGACGATGATCGTTCATCCTCGTCCGGTACCATCTATTACGATCAGTGGACCTCCGGGTGATTCAGTATGTGATACAAGAGCGGCAACGTTTACAGTTACAAGTACGGTGAATGGCGGTGCGAACCCGATTTACCAATGGCAAGTAAATGGTGTGAACACTGGTGTGGCTGCAACAACCTTTACTACTAATACACTTGTAAATGGTGATGTGGTAAGCTGTCGTCTGACAAGTAGTGCACTATGTGCTACACCAATGGTGGTGAGCAGTGCAGGTATCAATATGAAAGTGACACCACTTACATTTGCTACTGGTAGAATACAAGCTACTCCAACAACTAATATTTGTGAAGGAGATACAGTTAACGTATTCTGTTACTATACTAATGGTGGACCAACGCCAACATTTGACTGGTACATAAATGGTAATAAAGTGGCTAACAATCCATTTGCATCATTACAGTCTAGTACGCTTAAGAACGGTGATACTGTTCAGTGTATCTTCACGAACAGCTTCTCTTGTCCAGAGCCTGTGATCACGAATAAGGAGATCTTCACAGTGAATAAAGTGGAAGCATCATCTGTATCTATCGTAGCTAACCCAAGTGTACTAGTACCGGGTATGCCTACAACGATAACTGCAGTTCCTGTAAATGGTGGTGCTAACCCAACTTACATCTGGCGTAGAAGTGGTCAGGTAGTAGCTGGTGTAACAGGTGATACTTACGTAGTAAATGATCTATTATACTTAGATAAGATCCAAGTGACAATGAAGCCAGACCATCCATGTAAAGTGAATGAGTTTGAGTCTAGTAATACCTTGGTTGTAAATCAACCTAACTCAGTACAGAATACTGTAAATGGTGCTGATGAGCTAGGATTGTATCCTAACCCGAATAATGGTGAGTTTACTATTGAGGGAACATTTGCAGGTGTTAATGGAGCTACAAACATCTCTATTTACAACAACCTTGGTCAGAAAGTACACACTGCTACTACAGATGTTGTAAATGGTAAATTGACCCATAAATTGAGCTTGAACGGCAAGATTGCACCAGGTTTATACACACTATCTATAGAAGTAGATGGTCAGGTATACACCAGACGTTTCAATATTGTAGAATAA
- the radC gene encoding DNA repair protein RadC: protein MSTSKSIKNWSVDERPREKMLQKGPAALTDAELLAILISSGTKEKSALDLAREVLALADNNLHELGKVTVVELQKTKGIGEARAITIASALELGRRRQLGQALDRAVVKQSKDAADIVIPLIKDLSNEALCVLFLNQSNKVIKPEIISTGGLTGTVADNRVILKQALLLSANKIILAHNHPSGNPKPSKADVDMTLKLKSAAATMDIQLLDHIIVSGTGYTSMGDEGLI from the coding sequence TTGAGCACGTCGAAAAGTATTAAAAACTGGTCGGTAGATGAACGGCCAAGAGAGAAAATGCTACAAAAAGGTCCTGCAGCGTTAACTGATGCAGAATTATTAGCAATATTGATTTCCAGCGGAACAAAAGAGAAGTCGGCACTAGATCTAGCCCGAGAAGTACTGGCTTTGGCAGATAATAACCTACACGAACTAGGCAAAGTAACAGTAGTAGAGCTACAAAAAACCAAAGGCATTGGTGAAGCTCGAGCCATTACTATAGCTTCAGCTTTAGAATTGGGCAGGCGACGACAGTTAGGGCAGGCCTTAGACAGAGCTGTAGTAAAACAAAGTAAAGATGCTGCGGATATAGTTATTCCTTTAATAAAAGACCTGTCAAACGAAGCGCTTTGTGTCTTGTTCCTCAATCAGTCAAACAAGGTGATAAAACCTGAAATAATAAGTACTGGCGGGCTTACAGGTACGGTTGCTGACAATAGGGTTATTTTAAAGCAGGCCTTATTGTTGAGCGCCAATAAGATAATATTGGCTCATAATCACCCCTCTGGCAACCCTAAGCCAAGTAAAGCAGATGTGGACATGACCCTCAAACTAAAATCAGCGGCAGCAACAATGGATATTCAATTATTAGACCATATTATAGTATCTGGGACGGGCTACACTAGTATGGGTGATGAAGGGCTGATATAA
- the bshC gene encoding bacillithiol biosynthesis cysteine-adding enzyme BshC, whose translation MPSDCIYIPYQDTHSFSKLVLDYQNQIPDLQPFYQYSPSKEGIAKAIEERSKYPTDRVALVDTLHQQYKDLTPIEAVTKNIASLADEHTYTICTAHQPNLLTGYLYFIYKILHAVKLAEELNKSHPNKHFVPVYYMGSEDNDLEELGVFRYEGERYTWDGNGQTGAVGRMNTESLKPLLDNLFRVLGPPSKTTDELKELLQNAYLKQPTIGKATQYIVHELFGRYGLVVIDPDVAIFKKNISSIIEDDLLQHTAKELVEQQVKNITDKGYKSQAYPRDINLFYMKDDIRERIEKEEDKWIVVNTNISFSEKELLEELDKHPKRLSPNVILRGLLQETMLPNVAFIGGGAEVAYWLQLKEVFSHYKVFYPVILQRQSAMWIKPKYKALRQKLGLSIEDLFKPTLILEEEEVQKNTVHNWQTAEEQKEANELLNKLKQKAIAIDTTLGASAEAALAKISKQLTVLEKKMLRAEKRKLATTIGRIHQLKEGLFPKGGLQERIDNFIDYYPTYGDEFLDQLKEGILPYNEQFLIIEDED comes from the coding sequence GTGCCTAGCGACTGTATATATATACCATATCAGGATACTCACTCTTTTTCAAAGTTGGTGCTCGACTACCAAAACCAAATACCTGACCTACAACCTTTTTATCAATATTCTCCTAGCAAAGAAGGCATCGCTAAAGCGATAGAAGAAAGAAGTAAATACCCTACAGACAGAGTCGCATTAGTAGATACACTACATCAACAATATAAAGACCTAACGCCTATTGAAGCTGTAACAAAAAATATTGCTTCATTAGCCGACGAGCATACCTATACTATATGCACTGCACATCAGCCCAACTTATTAACCGGCTACCTCTATTTTATATATAAGATACTACACGCCGTTAAGCTGGCCGAGGAATTGAACAAGAGTCATCCCAACAAACATTTTGTGCCTGTGTACTATATGGGTAGCGAGGACAACGATCTGGAAGAACTGGGCGTTTTCAGATATGAGGGAGAGCGATATACATGGGATGGCAACGGACAAACGGGTGCTGTAGGCAGAATGAACACGGAAAGTCTGAAACCTCTATTAGACAATCTTTTTCGTGTACTTGGGCCACCAAGCAAAACTACTGACGAACTTAAAGAGCTACTTCAAAATGCCTACTTAAAACAACCTACAATAGGCAAAGCAACGCAATATATTGTACACGAACTTTTTGGGCGGTATGGTTTGGTCGTAATAGACCCTGATGTAGCTATTTTTAAAAAGAATATCAGTTCTATTATTGAAGACGACCTGCTACAACACACTGCAAAGGAGCTGGTTGAACAACAAGTAAAAAACATAACCGACAAAGGCTATAAGTCTCAAGCCTACCCGCGTGACATAAACCTCTTTTATATGAAAGATGATATAAGAGAGCGGATAGAAAAAGAGGAGGACAAATGGATAGTTGTAAATACAAACATCAGTTTCTCAGAAAAAGAACTGCTTGAAGAGCTGGACAAACATCCTAAAAGGCTTAGCCCTAATGTAATACTTAGAGGCCTGTTACAAGAAACCATGCTACCGAATGTTGCTTTTATAGGCGGTGGAGCCGAGGTGGCTTACTGGCTACAACTAAAGGAGGTATTTAGCCACTACAAAGTATTTTACCCTGTAATATTGCAGCGCCAATCGGCCATGTGGATAAAGCCTAAATACAAAGCACTTCGCCAAAAACTCGGACTTAGTATAGAAGATCTTTTTAAACCCACTCTTATACTAGAGGAAGAAGAAGTACAAAAGAACACAGTGCATAACTGGCAAACAGCAGAAGAGCAAAAAGAAGCCAACGAATTACTGAACAAGCTCAAACAAAAAGCCATTGCTATAGATACTACCCTTGGCGCATCTGCCGAAGCTGCGCTTGCTAAAATATCAAAACAGCTTACTGTTTTGGAAAAGAAAATGCTACGTGCTGAAAAACGAAAACTAGCTACAACTATTGGTCGCATACACCAACTAAAGGAAGGACTATTTCCTAAGGGTGGATTGCAAGAGCGAATAGACAACTTCATTGACTACTACCCTACTTACGGAGACGAATTTTTAGATCAACTTAAAGAAGGTATACTTCCATACAACGAGCAGTTCCTGATCATTGAAGATGAAGATTAA